The genomic segment GCCCGCGCCCTGACCCGTGCCCAGCAAGCCCAGATGGGTGGACGGCAGGTGCAGGTCGTGCACCAGATGGGCGAGCACCGCGGCGTCCTTGAGCCCGGACCCGCCGATCGCGACGGCCGCCAGCAGCACCGGGTTCCGCACCGCGGGCACACTGAACAGAGCCCGCAAACCCTCCCGCAGCCCTGACCGGCCGGGCGCCGGCCGTGGCTCAACGGGCACGTGGCGCAGGCGGACTGCCGCGTAGCAGGCGGCTGTCAGCAGCGGCATCGAGGCGCTCAGCAGGACGACCGCGATCGGGCCGTGCCAGGCGTAGAGGGCCGCCCCCGCCACCGGGGCGATCAGCTTCGTGCCCTCCTGGGCGCTGGAGCGCCAGCCGTTGACGTCGCCCAGCATCGAGGTGGGCAGGGCCGACGGCATGATCGCGGACTCCCCGGCCTCGATCAGCACGTAGCTCGCGCCGCGGGCCAGCAGGACGGCGAAGATGAGCCAGGCCGCCGCCGCCGAGCGGACGGCCAGCAGCGTGAGCAGCAGCAGACCCAGTCCCAGGTCGACGCCGATCACCAGGGGGCGGCGGGGCAGGCGGTCGACCAGCGCGCCCAGCCACGGGGCGGCCAGGGTCGGCGCGTAGATGCAGACGGCGGTCAGCGCGGCCAGGCTCACCGAGCCGGTCAGGTCGAGCAC from the Paractinoplanes abujensis genome contains:
- a CDS encoding MFS transporter, which encodes MRRNAVLFVLISLLSGFGSTTMTLAAGLWVLDLTGSVSLAALTAVCIYAPTLAAPWLGALVDRLPRRPLVIGVDLGLGLLLLTLLAVRSAAAAWLIFAVLLARGASYVLIEAGESAIMPSALPTSMLGDVNGWRSSAQEGTKLIAPVAGAALYAWHGPIAVVLLSASMPLLTAACYAAVRLRHVPVEPRPAPGRSGLREGLRALFSVPAVRNPVLLAAVAIGGSGLKDAAVLAHLVHDLHLPSTHLGLLGTGQGAGSIAGGLMVGRVLARRSAITVAAVGAVVFAAGCVSQALPWFPAMVAGSVVIGIGLPWTLIAAVTAVQTLTPDHLLGRVAATANTIMFGPVAIGIPLGAAAIHIGAVVPLVVTATTSVAAAVIAVRATRKLSPVASNA